A stretch of Actinomycetes bacterium DNA encodes these proteins:
- a CDS encoding glycosyltransferase family 9 protein, which translates to MTPAGTLRGRAGGPVGNPDGPHVLVARQDNAGDVLLAGPAVRAVAAGAARVTLLCGPRGRAAAELLPGVDEVVVEAAPWIEAEPEPVSQAATDAFVARMARRGVDQAIVLTSFHQSPLPLALLLRLAGVRTIAAISVDYPGSLLDVRHRVDEEVHEVERALSLVATLGYRLPQGDGGRLAVLRPRAGEPPPLQAPYVVVHPGASVAARSWAPGRNAALVRLLADRGRRVVVTGGTGERELTALVAGPPRPEVTDLGGRVDLAGLAEVLAGADAAVVGNTGPAHLAAAVGTPVVSLFAPTVPAARWRPWGVPHVLLGRQDAACAGSRARVCPVPGHPCLNEVDAGEVAAALDRLAASPVTATGVLEGVAGR; encoded by the coding sequence ATGACCCCGGCCGGCACCCTGCGCGGGCGGGCAGGCGGGCCGGTGGGCAACCCGGACGGGCCTCACGTGCTCGTGGCCAGACAGGACAACGCCGGCGACGTGCTGCTGGCCGGGCCCGCGGTGCGCGCGGTGGCGGCCGGAGCGGCCCGGGTCACCCTGCTCTGCGGCCCCCGGGGCCGGGCAGCGGCGGAGCTGCTGCCCGGCGTGGACGAGGTGGTGGTCGAGGCGGCCCCCTGGATCGAGGCCGAGCCTGAGCCGGTCAGCCAGGCGGCCACCGACGCGTTCGTGGCCAGGATGGCCCGGCGCGGCGTGGACCAGGCGATCGTGCTCACCTCGTTCCACCAGAGCCCGCTGCCCCTCGCCCTGCTACTGCGGCTGGCCGGGGTCAGGACCATCGCAGCGATCAGCGTCGACTACCCGGGCTCCCTGCTCGACGTCCGCCACCGGGTCGACGAGGAGGTCCACGAGGTCGAGCGGGCCCTGTCGCTCGTGGCCACCCTCGGCTACCGGCTGCCCCAGGGCGACGGTGGCCGGCTCGCCGTGCTGCGCCCGAGGGCGGGCGAGCCGCCGCCGCTGCAGGCACCGTACGTGGTGGTCCATCCGGGTGCGTCGGTGGCCGCCCGGTCCTGGGCGCCCGGGCGCAACGCCGCGCTCGTGCGGCTGCTCGCCGACCGGGGACGCCGGGTCGTGGTCACCGGCGGGACCGGCGAGCGGGAGCTGACCGCCCTGGTCGCCGGGCCGCCCCGGCCCGAGGTGACCGACCTCGGGGGCCGCGTCGACCTGGCCGGGCTGGCCGAGGTGCTGGCCGGCGCCGACGCGGCCGTGGTGGGCAACACCGGCCCTGCCCACCTGGCCGCCGCGGTCGGCACCCCGGTGGTGTCGCTGTTCGCCCCGACGGTGCCCGCGGCCCGCTGGCGGCCCTGGGGGGTCCCGCACGTCCTGCTCGGCCGCCAGGACGCCGCCTGTGCCGGCTCCCGGGCCCGGGTGTGCCCGGTCCCCGGCCACCCGTGCCTGAACGAGGTGGACGCCGGCGAGGTCGCGGCCGCCCTCGACCGCCTGGCGGCCAGCCCGGTCACGGCCACCGGGGTGCTCGAGGGGGTGGCCGGCCGATGA
- a CDS encoding glycosyltransferase: MRAGAPGASRSGQGAPARILLWHVHGAWTTSFVQGRHQYLVPVLPGRGPVGRGRARTYAWPDSAVEVTPEQSARAEVDVVVLQRPGELDGLAAHWLGGRRPGRDVPAVYLEHNAPQGRIGELRHPAADRPDLTVVHVTHFNDLFWDCGSTPTRVIEHGVVDPGRRYTGELARAAVVINEAARRGRVTGTDLLPRLAAAVPVDLFGIGAEQVGPPVRAVDDLPQARLHGEMARRRVYLHPVRWTSLGLSLLEAMHLGMPVVALATTEVVEAVPPEAGVVSTNVDALAAGLAAFAADPERARLAGQTARAAALARYGLDRFLAAWDRLLEEVRG; encoded by the coding sequence ATGCGGGCGGGCGCACCCGGAGCGTCGCGCAGCGGGCAGGGCGCGCCAGCCAGGATCCTGCTGTGGCACGTACACGGCGCCTGGACCACCTCGTTCGTGCAGGGCCGGCACCAGTACCTGGTGCCGGTGCTCCCCGGCCGGGGCCCGGTCGGCCGGGGCCGGGCTCGCACGTACGCCTGGCCGGACTCAGCCGTCGAGGTCACCCCGGAGCAGTCGGCTCGCGCCGAGGTCGACGTGGTCGTGCTCCAACGCCCGGGGGAGCTGGACGGGCTCGCCGCCCACTGGCTCGGCGGCCGTCGGCCGGGTCGGGACGTGCCTGCCGTCTACCTCGAGCACAACGCTCCCCAGGGGCGGATCGGGGAGCTCCGCCACCCGGCCGCGGACCGCCCCGACCTCACCGTCGTCCACGTCACCCACTTCAACGACCTGTTCTGGGACTGCGGCAGCACCCCGACCCGGGTGATCGAGCACGGCGTCGTCGACCCCGGCCGGCGCTACACCGGCGAGCTGGCCCGTGCCGCCGTGGTCATCAACGAGGCGGCCCGCCGGGGCCGGGTCACCGGCACCGACCTGCTGCCCCGCCTGGCCGCCGCCGTCCCTGTCGACCTGTTCGGCATCGGGGCCGAGCAGGTCGGCCCGCCGGTGCGAGCCGTCGACGACCTGCCCCAGGCCCGGCTGCACGGCGAGATGGCCAGGCGCCGCGTCTACCTGCACCCGGTCCGCTGGACCTCGCTCGGGCTGTCGCTGCTCGAGGCGATGCACCTCGGCATGCCGGTGGTCGCACTGGCCACCACCGAGGTCGTCGAGGCGGTGCCGCCCGAGGCCGGCGTGGTCTCGACCAACGTCGACGCGCTGGCCGCCGGGCTCGCCGCCTTCGCCGCCGACCCGGAGCGGGCCCGGCTGGCCGGCCAGACGGCCCGCGCCGCCGCGCTCGCCCGCTACGGCCTCGACCGGTTCCTGGCCGCGTGGGACCGGCTGCTCGAGGAGGTGCGCGGATGA
- a CDS encoding glycosyltransferase — protein sequence MKVAMVSEHASPLAMLGGVDAGGQNVHVAALSTALARRGVEVVVHTRRDDPELPGRVAFPPGVTVEHVDAGPAGPVAMDGLLPYMDEFADRLRRSWQADPPDLVHAHFWMSGRASLAAGHALGLPVVQTFHALGVVKRRHYGARDPSPRERIGEEAAIVRRADAIVATCSDEVFELARMGADLHRIAVVPCGVDLGLFTPAGPAEARPARPVQRLVVVSRLVERKGIGNAITALGSVPGAELVVAGGPDAGRLGQDPEARRLAALAAEVGVADRVRFRGRVGRREVPALLRSADAVVCVPWYEPFGIVPLEAMACGAPVVASAVGGLVDTVVDGVTGLHVPPRRPDVLAEALGALLGDPDRRAALGRAGARRARRRYGWDRIAGATLDVYASLVQGRAGRTLPEGSGEPRRGAPVGWEGSGEPRRGAGMGRVLR from the coding sequence ATGAAGGTCGCGATGGTGAGCGAGCACGCGAGCCCGCTGGCGATGCTCGGCGGGGTCGATGCCGGGGGCCAGAACGTGCACGTCGCCGCCTTGTCGACCGCCCTGGCCAGGCGGGGCGTGGAGGTCGTGGTCCACACCAGGCGGGACGACCCGGAGCTGCCCGGGCGGGTCGCCTTCCCACCTGGCGTGACCGTCGAGCACGTCGACGCCGGCCCGGCCGGGCCCGTCGCCATGGACGGCCTGCTGCCCTACATGGACGAGTTCGCCGACCGGCTGCGCCGGTCCTGGCAGGCCGACCCGCCTGACCTGGTCCACGCCCACTTCTGGATGTCGGGCCGGGCGTCGCTCGCGGCCGGGCACGCGCTCGGCCTGCCGGTGGTGCAGACCTTCCATGCGCTCGGCGTGGTCAAGCGCCGGCACTACGGCGCCAGGGACCCGAGCCCACGCGAGCGCATCGGCGAGGAGGCCGCGATCGTGCGGCGGGCCGACGCCATCGTGGCGACCTGCTCGGACGAGGTGTTCGAGCTGGCCAGGATGGGCGCCGACCTGCACAGGATCGCGGTGGTGCCATGCGGGGTGGACCTCGGCCTGTTCACCCCGGCCGGGCCGGCCGAGGCGCGCCCGGCGCGGCCTGTTCAGCGCCTGGTGGTGGTGAGCCGCCTGGTCGAGCGGAAGGGCATCGGCAACGCCATCACCGCCCTTGGATCCGTGCCAGGGGCCGAGCTGGTGGTCGCGGGCGGCCCGGACGCCGGGCGGCTCGGACAGGACCCGGAGGCACGCCGCCTGGCCGCCCTGGCGGCCGAGGTGGGTGTGGCCGACCGGGTCCGGTTCCGCGGCCGGGTCGGCCGCCGGGAGGTGCCGGCGCTGCTCCGCTCGGCCGACGCGGTCGTCTGCGTGCCCTGGTACGAGCCGTTCGGGATCGTGCCGCTCGAGGCGATGGCCTGCGGTGCCCCGGTGGTCGCCTCGGCCGTGGGGGGGCTGGTCGACACCGTGGTCGACGGGGTCACCGGCCTGCACGTGCCGCCGCGCCGCCCTGACGTGCTCGCCGAGGCGCTCGGCGCCCTGCTCGGCGACCCGGACCGCCGGGCCGCGCTCGGCCGGGCCGGGGCGCGCCGGGCCAGGCGCCGCTACGGCTGGGACCGGATCGCCGGCGCCACCCTCGACGTGTACGCCAGCCTGGTCCAGGGGCGAGCCGGGCGCACCCTGCCGGAGGGGTCCGGGGAACCCCGCAGGGGTGCCCCGGTCGGCTGGGAGGGGTCCGGGGAACCCCGCAGGGGTGCCGGCATGGGACGGGTGCTGCGATGA